The following are encoded in a window of Pseudomonas sp. JQ170C genomic DNA:
- a CDS encoding phage late control D family protein: MKPTFRIVADGRDISAMINDRLLSLRTSDKPGMESDEFELRIDDRDQAVLLPRRGASIEVFLGYAGQSLARLGRYTVDEVELSGPPDSLVIRGKASDMRGSGKTTRSGSWEGVPLQQIVRDIAARNGWEPVCPVASKVPRVDQLNESDFNFITRLAKQYDCTAKVGDGKLLVLPRQAGQSASGKALGTVTITRRDVSRYQFRVSDKTTHKSVQTKHQDPKSGELKVVDLENDESPSGLPPVHTDRHIYPNKTAAEQAGKARLAAFNRSTAGVRLEMAGRTDLFAERLIIAQGFKVGLDGEYLVDSVEQVFTQSGWTTTVECNGGKKGKAKAGEKKTKESKELKTVDLQP, translated from the coding sequence ATGAAACCCACTTTTCGTATCGTCGCGGATGGCAGAGACATTTCCGCGATGATCAATGACCGGCTGCTGTCGCTGCGCACCAGTGACAAGCCGGGGATGGAGTCCGACGAATTCGAGTTGCGCATTGATGACCGTGACCAGGCGGTGCTTCTGCCGCGTCGTGGTGCAAGTATCGAAGTGTTCCTGGGGTATGCCGGTCAGTCCCTGGCTCGTTTGGGCCGATACACGGTCGATGAGGTCGAGCTGTCCGGCCCGCCTGACAGCCTGGTCATTCGCGGCAAGGCCAGTGACATGCGCGGCAGCGGCAAGACCACGCGCAGCGGCAGTTGGGAGGGTGTGCCCTTGCAGCAAATCGTTCGGGACATTGCGGCACGCAACGGCTGGGAGCCGGTCTGCCCGGTGGCCAGCAAGGTGCCCCGTGTCGACCAACTCAACGAATCGGACTTCAACTTCATCACCCGCCTGGCCAAACAGTACGACTGCACTGCCAAGGTCGGCGACGGCAAGTTGCTGGTGCTGCCGCGCCAGGCTGGTCAAAGCGCGAGCGGCAAGGCCCTGGGCACCGTAACCATCACCCGGCGGGACGTGAGCCGCTATCAGTTTCGGGTCAGTGATAAGACCACCCACAAGAGCGTTCAGACCAAGCATCAGGACCCGAAGTCGGGCGAACTGAAAGTAGTCGACCTTGAGAACGACGAGTCCCCCAGCGGCCTGCCGCCTGTGCATACCGATCGGCACATTTATCCGAACAAGACCGCCGCCGAGCAGGCCGGCAAGGCGCGCTTGGCCGCGTTCAACCGCAGCACTGCCGGTGTGCGGCTGGAAATGGCCGGCCGCACGGATCTGTTTGCCGAGCGCCTGATTATCGCCCAGGGATTCAAGGTCGGCCTCGATGGCGAGTACCTGGTGGATTCGGTCGAGCAGGTGTTTACCCAGTCCGGTTGGACGACGACCGTCGAATGCAACGGCGGCAAGAAAGGCAAGGCCAAGGCCGGCGAGAAGAAGACGAAAGAATCCAAAGAACTCAAGACCGTGGACCTACAACCCTAA
- a CDS encoding glycoside hydrolase family 19 protein: MAINTQQLLQILPNAGRNAGVFVPGLNAAMGKYAIITRLRMAAFIAQIGHESGQLRYVRELGGDAYLSKYDTGSLAKRLGNSPEADGDGQKYRGRGLIQITGHDNYEACSEALFGDSRLLNTPELLEQPVYALLSAGWYWQRAGLNSLADKVLRADDSVFELITRRINGGLNGLKDRQALYKRALEVLQ; this comes from the coding sequence ATGGCTATCAATACGCAGCAATTGCTGCAGATCCTCCCTAACGCCGGCCGCAATGCCGGCGTTTTTGTTCCTGGGCTGAATGCCGCGATGGGCAAGTACGCCATCATCACTCGTCTGCGCATGGCCGCGTTCATCGCCCAGATTGGTCACGAATCTGGCCAGTTGCGTTACGTCCGAGAGTTGGGGGGCGATGCCTACCTATCCAAGTACGACACCGGCAGCTTGGCCAAGCGCCTGGGCAACAGCCCCGAGGCCGATGGCGATGGCCAGAAGTATCGCGGCCGGGGATTGATTCAGATCACCGGCCACGACAACTACGAAGCCTGCAGCGAAGCGCTGTTCGGCGATAGTCGATTGCTCAACACCCCTGAGCTGCTTGAACAGCCCGTCTATGCGTTGCTGTCTGCCGGCTGGTACTGGCAGCGGGCAGGACTCAATAGCCTCGCGGACAAGGTGCTGCGGGCCGATGACTCGGTGTTCGAGCTGATCACCCGCCGTATCAATGGTGGCCTGAATGGGTTGAAGGATCGCCAGGCGCTCTACAAGCGGGCGCTTGAGGTGTTGCAGTAA
- a CDS encoding lysis system i-spanin subunit Rz, with protein sequence MPLNWRIALLAVAVGLYAGGRVAWVWQACEYGKQLAEQAAGYVQQLADRDRAHGREREEAAAAALEQLAAQKSQRQALEDRLQEQGKTHWKEMNDAQQTQARLRDRLATADLRLSVLVDAGAFAAQGCDGGMREAAGTAGVVHGAVRARLDPAHAQRIFGITDDGDRGLIALKACQAYVREVAK encoded by the coding sequence ATGCCGCTGAATTGGCGTATCGCACTTCTGGCTGTGGCGGTCGGGCTCTATGCCGGCGGGCGTGTGGCTTGGGTGTGGCAGGCCTGCGAGTACGGAAAGCAGTTGGCTGAACAGGCTGCAGGTTATGTCCAGCAGCTGGCGGACAGAGATCGGGCTCACGGTCGTGAGCGTGAGGAAGCTGCAGCTGCAGCCTTGGAGCAGTTGGCAGCGCAGAAAAGCCAGCGACAAGCCCTGGAGGATCGCCTGCAGGAACAGGGCAAAACCCATTGGAAGGAAATGAACGATGCACAACAGACTCAAGCTCGCCTGCGTGACAGGCTGGCTACTGCTGACTTGCGGCTGTCAGTCCTTGTCGACGCCGGAGCCTTTGCCGCCCAGGGTTGTGACGGTGGGATGCGAGAAGCCGCCGGCACCGCAGGCGTGGTTCATGGAGCCGTTCGCGCCCGACTTGACCCAGCGCATGCTCAACGAATTTTCGGCATCACCGACGACGGTGATCGAGGACTGATCGCTCTGAAGGCCTGCCAGGCCTACGTTCGCGAAGTCGCCAAATGA
- a CDS encoding S1 family peptidase yields MNKLSAATTYLQTSFVNAATDELIPRGYGTGFFTRKNGELFLVTNWHIFSGIDPSKPEMIGELPPPHLLKITAVSKKNTLSEITCPLYDPEMNPIWLEHNMGGKVDIAVYPLPDSIQDHFHIFEIEKFAESEIDEAVGKDAFILGYPFSHVELTEAFGQSTPYYLPVWKRASIATEPSYRLADRVILLDSLSRPGMSGAPVLISEDKEVVKFPNREASAAARRFADGDLSALAGLDTSSMTHGTERAFKLLGIYSGVIGDTKLAQTALGRCWHVDAIEETLTQQKNGEMPFHAPVSTPAYQKLLQQCSGQLVMKDKNGDITQTIELNK; encoded by the coding sequence ATGAACAAACTTTCGGCAGCCACCACGTACCTGCAAACGTCCTTTGTCAATGCAGCAACCGATGAGCTTATACCTAGGGGATACGGAACTGGATTTTTCACAAGGAAAAATGGAGAGCTATTTCTCGTCACAAACTGGCACATATTCAGTGGAATAGATCCATCTAAGCCTGAGATGATAGGCGAACTACCACCTCCGCACCTCTTAAAAATTACTGCCGTGAGCAAAAAAAATACATTATCAGAAATCACCTGCCCGCTATACGACCCAGAAATGAATCCAATATGGCTTGAGCACAATATGGGAGGGAAAGTCGATATAGCCGTTTATCCTCTACCCGATTCTATACAAGATCATTTTCATATTTTTGAAATCGAAAAATTTGCAGAATCTGAAATTGACGAAGCGGTTGGTAAGGATGCCTTCATATTAGGCTATCCTTTCAGCCATGTCGAATTGACGGAGGCTTTCGGGCAATCTACTCCTTATTATCTTCCAGTTTGGAAGCGAGCCAGCATAGCCACTGAACCGTCGTATCGATTAGCGGATAGAGTCATATTGCTGGATTCGCTTTCAAGGCCTGGCATGTCTGGAGCGCCAGTCTTAATTTCAGAGGACAAAGAGGTTGTTAAGTTTCCAAACCGTGAAGCTTCCGCAGCCGCCAGGCGCTTCGCCGATGGAGATCTAAGTGCCCTCGCCGGACTCGATACAAGCTCGATGACACACGGTACTGAGAGAGCATTCAAGCTTCTTGGAATATACTCCGGCGTGATCGGAGACACGAAACTTGCCCAAACTGCGCTCGGGCGGTGCTGGCATGTCGACGCAATTGAAGAAACACTTACACAGCAAAAAAATGGAGAAATGCCATTCCATGCTCCAGTATCTACGCCCGCATACCAGAAACTACTTCAGCAATGCTCAGGGCAGCTAGTTATGAAAGATAAAAATGGAGACATCACCCAAACAATAGAGCTTAATAAATAA
- a CDS encoding helix-turn-helix domain-containing protein produces MVCPIYAPCDDWGLAKIIAPRILYIHTENEDAKVTAELFDLDQARSRKQANQELCLTPEAFPIAFDQDHCLQARELLGWSVEALAFRAGVSIKAIRDFESRARQLRPVTIQALSFAFEKEALIFFPGQKPMIADNLRGATPDPSTRHDFHLVE; encoded by the coding sequence ATGGTTTGCCCCATTTATGCCCCATGTGACGATTGGGGACTAGCCAAAATCATCGCGCCTCGAATACTGTATATACATACAGAAAACGAGGATGCAAAAGTGACAGCAGAGCTTTTCGATTTAGACCAGGCTCGAAGCCGAAAGCAAGCGAATCAAGAGCTGTGCCTGACGCCAGAAGCCTTCCCAATAGCCTTTGATCAGGATCACTGCCTACAGGCCCGCGAACTACTTGGATGGTCTGTCGAAGCTCTAGCCTTTCGCGCAGGCGTCTCCATCAAAGCTATCAGAGACTTTGAGTCCCGGGCCCGTCAGCTTCGCCCCGTAACGATACAAGCACTTTCGTTTGCATTTGAAAAAGAGGCCCTGATCTTCTTCCCCGGCCAAAAGCCGATGATCGCAGATAACCTGCGCGGGGCGACTCCGGACCCCAGCACCAGGCATGACTTTCATTTAGTCGAATGA